ATTATAGATATATTTTTTAAGAGATCGTAAAAAAAATAAAATGTATAAAAAAATAGTAATAATTGCAGTGGTTGGAATGATTTTATGGAGCTGTAAAAAAGACCCCGAACCCGTGGTTTTAAGTGAGAAAACCAAATTAATAATAGGAAGTTGGAAAATAAAAAGAATAAACCCTGATAATCCAGTGTATGCTTGTTTGAAAGATGTTATTCTTAAATTTCAACAAGACGGCACTTTAACTTCTGAGGACGGTCCTCAGCCCTGTAATACTGGAGGAGGACAAGGACAGCAAGTTTCAAAAGCCACTTGGTCTTTTCAAAAAGACGAAAAGCAAATAAAACTTCCTCTCTGTGGAACTGGTAATTGTGATTTAGTAAAATTAACTACCGATTCTTTGATAGTAACATCATATAGTGCTGGTAAGCTTACATACTATCTCGCAAAATAACATATAGAAAAAGAGAGCATTGATGAGATGCTCTCTTTTTTTTTGTTTCTGTATTTATTTCTTTACTTGGTTCTTTCTCAAAAAAATATAACTACAATCCATACCCTTTGTTGATTTTTATACAAAAAATCAAAAATAACATAAAAAAATCAAAAATATCATTTTTTTATTACAAATGTTTTGAAAAAAAATATTTTTAATAAATTACAGAAAATAAAAAATAATTATCTCTTTGTATAACACAGCTTCAGCTGGTCCTGTTTTTGTAGATGGAAACGATCCCAATCAAGCAGCCGCAAACCCAGGTAATAATTTTCAATACGAAATAAGGCAATGGACAAATATCTACTAGATCTGAAAAGGAAATAGATATGCTTTGTCTTTTATGAATCGGTGGTATTAGAAGAGAGTGTTTTTGTGAGAGTAAAGAAACACTCCCTTTTTTACAGAGGCACTCCTTCTTTTACCACTTATTATAAAAAAAAATGTCAATAATAATAAATTTTTTATTACACCATAAAAATACAATATGATATGATTAGATATATATTCATTTTATTATTTATAGGGTCGGTCTTCCCTTGTTTTTCTCAAAAGAAGTATACTCTTTCGGGATATATAAGGGATATGCGGACAGGGGAGAATCTTATAGGAGCAAATGTATTTGATAAAAACACGTTTTTAGGGAATGTAACCAATAAGTATGGATTCTTTTCAGTTTCTTTACCGGAGGGAAAATATACAATAGTTTTTTCTTATGTGGGGTATAATTCTATGGATACCACTTTTTTGTTAGATGGAGATAAAAAGATGAGTGTTTTATTAGAATCGGGTACTGTCTTAGAAGAAGTATTGGTAGATTCTGAATATGATCATCTGGAGAATACACAAATGGGTTTAGTATCTATTCCTATAGATCAGGTAAAGCTTCTTCCCCGATTTGGAGGGGAGGTAGATATTTTTAAGGTACTCCAGTTGATGCCTGGTATCAAAAACGGAGGGGAAGGATCCAGTGGTTTATATGTCCGGGGAGGCGGACCAGACCAAAATCTCATACTCTTGGATGGAGTCCCTGTCTATAATGCGTCCCATCTTTTCGGTTTCTTTTCGGTTTTTAACGACGATGCCATTAATAATGTAGAAGTTATAAAAGGTGGATTCCCTGCCAGATATGGAGGAAGACTCTCCTCTGTGATAGATATGACTATGAAAGAAGGGAATATGAATAAATTTAACGTCAGCAGTACCATCGGACTGGTTGCTGCAAAAGTAACAGTAGAAGGTCCCATAAAAAAAAATAAAAGCTCTTTCATCGTATCTGCCCGAAGAACTTATATAGATCTGATTTTAAAGCCAATTCTCGGTTCAAATGCTTTCAATTATTACTTTTATGATATAAACGCAAAAATAAATTACATATTTTCCCCTAAAAATAGGATCTATGCCAGTTTTTATATGGGAAGAGATTATTTTTTTTCAGGAAATAAAATCAATCGAATATCTACACTCAAAGTAAAAAATTCTGAGAAACAAGATTCTACGATATATGTCTCTTATAATTCAGATTCAGAAAACGAAATAAGCTGGGGAAATATCACAGCTGTTCTACGTTGGAATACGGTTCTAACCCCTAAACTTTTTCATAACCTCACCTTTACTTATAGCGAATATAATTTTAGTTCTATGGCTAAACAAACTATTGTTTCTGAAAATACTACCTATATTGATAACAGTTATAGTCGCACCGAATACTCTTCGGGGATACAGGACCTTGGTTTAAAAACAGAGTTTGAATGGGATCCCAATACACATCATTCTTTTCGTACAGGGGGAAATGTTACCCACCATACCTTTCGCCCTGGGGTTGCCTCGCAGAGTTCTTCTTTCAAAAAAGATACCACTACGGGTAACAGTCAAATATCTGCTATGGAGTTTGCTTTCTATGTAGAAGATGATTATAAAATAACCCGGCGATGGAGAGCTAATATAGGAATACATACATCAGGATTTTTGGTAGATCAGACCTTTTATAAAAGTATTCAACCCCGAATCAGCATCAGGTACCTTTTTCCATTACAAACTGCCGCAAAAGTATCTTATTCCAGTATGGTGCAGTTCATACATCTCCTTGCCAATTCGGGAGCGCAATTTCCCACAGATCTCTGGGTTCCTGCTACAAAGAAAATAAAACCTCAGGAATCACAACAGATCGCCCTCGGAATAGTAAAAGAATGGAAAAATAACACGTATGAAACAAGTATAGAGGCGTACTACAAAACAATGAATAATGTGATACAATATAAATCAGGGGCTTCTTACATCGCACTTACTGAAAGCTGGGAAAACAAAGTACTAGCAGGAAATAGCACCAGCTATGGAATAGAGTTTCTCATCCAAAAAAAGAAAGGAAAATTTACCGGTTGGATAGGATACACTCTTTCTAAAACAGAGAGAGTATTTGAACAACTGAACAATGGAAAACCATTTCCCTATCGTTATGATAGAAGACACGATATAAGCGTAGTAGCACAATACCAAATTAAAAAAGGTATCAACATATCTGCTACCTGGGTACTTTCCACAGGGAATGCCATTACCCTACCACAAGAAAAATCACAGGATCATAAGACAGTAAACACAACAGGATTAAGTGAATATGACCTTATATACCATCCATTAGTAGAAAGGGTACAACCTACTCCAGAATTCTCGGATCTCATAGCTTCTACAGGCTTATTTACCAAATACGACACAAAAAACTCCTTATTTTATTATGGATCTGTCAATAGTTATAGAATTCAATCTTTCCATAGGATGGATATAAACATAAATTTCACAAAAAAATTTAAATGGGGAGAAAGAACTTGGAGTGTGGGAGCTTATAATCTCTACAACAGAGCAAATACCTTTTATATTTCTCTCGAATACACCCCAGATAATAATCCCTATTTTTTACAACACAGCCTCTTTCCCATCATTCCTTATTTTAATTTTTCTATTTCTTTTAAATAAATTTTTACTTATTTTTTATATGAAAACACAATATATATTAACACAAATACAACAGTGGATTTTTTTTGCAGGATGTACCATCATTTTCTTCAGATGTACACCACAAGTAGTAGAAATTGATATAATAGATACCCCGCAAAAAATAGTATTAAATGGTTTTATTGGTGTAGAAAATCCTCTTTTTATAGTACTTACAAAAAGCGAAAATATACTGAATAATGCACCTGAAGACATTGATGAGACGCTCTGGGTTAAAAATGCAACTGTGAAAGTATATGAAAATAATATATTTTTAGGAAATGTTACTCCTGCTAAGAAAAGTATATTTATACATCTGGATGGAACCAAAGTAGAATTTATGCATACTCTCCATTTATACATGACTCCCTTTATCTATCCTAAAGCAGGAGCAACGTATAAAGTAGAAGTTACCCATCCAGACTATGAACCCATAACAGCAGAGGCAACGGTACCGGTCCAATCCCCTATCATAAAAGAAATATCCTATACAAAAGTAATAGATGAACTCAATCTAAATGGAACAGGATTTAATCTAGCGTATCACATGAAAATACAGGATTTACCGGGAGAAAACTACTACGAAGTATTAGTAGGAAAATACATTTATGGAAATAGGCGTAATTTCGATAGAAATGGGAATATAATACAATGGTTCGACAGTATTTTTTATTATAGTGGGACCTACTTTGTAAATTCAAATCAGGATGGCGACGCTAATACAGATTTTGCTGATAAAATTGGTACAAGCAGTATATTTCTTTCTGAGGAGTATGCAAAAGATGGAGTAATAGAGGTAGTATTCAAAGTTCAATTATATCCTTTTCATTATGCTTCGGATCCCAGGATAAGTAAGGATTCTCTCAAGGTATCGGTAGTGGTACGAAATATAGATAAGAGTTTTTACCAGTATGTGAAAGATGCGAATAACCAAATAAAAATTCAAAAAGATCCGTACGCAGAACCCATCTTAGTAAATACGAATACAAGTAATGGTTTTGGAGTACTTAAATGTTACACCCAGTCCAAAAAAGATATATTGGTAGAAGCTATAGATGAAGACTAGTAAAACAAGGAGTAAAATTCTCCCTGGAAAGAATGCATTTATAGATACTTTTCATATATACTAATTCCATTAAAAAATTAGAAAATAATTTGAAAAATAATAAAAATTACAATAAAATATTACTTTTATTTTTTTTAGTAAAAAATACCAAAAAGTAATTCACAAAAGATGATGGTATACATTATATCAACGCAATTCCTGTTGTTAAGAATGACTCTCTCTCTCTTTTTGAGACACTTTTTTGTCTATTCTTGGGGGAGCAATTATTTTTAGCAAGGAGCAGCCAAGCGGCAGAATGCAATATATAAGAAAATAAAAATCAAAAATAAATGTTTTCATTCATGTTTTATTTATTTTTGAGAAATACCGTTAGGAAACATGACAATTATGTATTACAAAATAAAGTATTGTTTGTAAAAAAATATTTTATAGATAAAAATTCGTTTTTTTTAATAAATTTAGAAGAAAATACCGTAATAAACAACATATTTTTTTTTAAATTATTTTTGTTTCATTAGCGAATGAGTATGTTCTTTCCTTTTCAACAAAGAACTTTTGTATCAATATCAGTTACTACTATAAAAATAAATAAGAAAGTAGAATAATGAATAAGAAACTAATTACGTATATTTTATTATTATTGTTTTTCATACATTTTACCCAAACGTATGCACAGACAAAGAGTGTCAAAGGGAAAATAACTTCTAAAGTAAGTAAGGAAGGGTTGCCGGGTGTATCTATCTTGATAAAAGGCACGAGGGAAGGCACGATTACAGATGTAGAGGGAAAGTATGAGTTACAACATACAACTACTCTTCCTGTAGATATAGAAATATCTTTTGTGGGGTATAAAAAGAAAATAATTACTCTCACAGAAGAAACTACAAATGTAGATGTAGAATTAGAAGAAGATACGAGAGAGTTAGAAGAATTGGTAGTTATAGGTTATGGGGTTCAGAGAAAGGGTGATTTAACAGGTTCTGTTTATTCTGTAAAAGGATCGGATTTGGTAAAAATTCCTTCTTTTGATCCCATGCAGTCTCTTCAGGGGAAAGTTCCTGGTATACAAATTTTGAACAGTTCGGGGCAACCTGGTGCCTCAGCAGTAGTGAGAGTTCGTGGGATAGGAACATTTAATAACTCTTCCCCTATTTATGTGGTAGATGGTGTTATTATAGATAATATAAATTTTTTGAACTCAGCCGATATTCAATCTATAGAGGTTCTTAAAGACGCATCCGCTACATCTATTTATGGTTCACGTGGAGCAAATGGTGTTATTGTTGTTACTACCAAGCAAGGAAAAGCGGAACAAAGAAAGCCGGTTTTTAGTATTACATCTGAATATAGTACTCAAAATTTGAGTAAAAAAATAGATCTTTTAAATGGAAAAGAGTTCGCTACTATTTTGAACGAGGCAAAAGTAGGTAACTATAATAATTTAGAACTTCTACCAAATACCGATTGGCAAAATCTTATTTTTAGAACAGCACCCCTTCAAAATTATCAAATATCTGTAACTGGAAGCACAGAACGTGTGCAGTATTACTTTGGTGTAGGATATTATAATCAAGCAGGAATAGTTAAAAACTCTGAATACCAACGATTGAGCATAAAAATAAATAATACATATAAACTTACCAAACATATAAAATTAGGAAACAATATTTCTATTTCTCCTTATACACAACAAGTAGCACCGAATGTAGTATACAGTGCTTATCGCGCACAACCCATAGCGAAACCTTATTATAACGACGGTACTTATGGAGTAGTTCCCAATGTAGGAAATCCATTAGCAGATTTGGAATACAACTCTCATAATTTTAATAGAGGATTCAGAACAGTAGGAAATATTTTTGCAGAAGCAGATATTATAGAAGGATTAAAATTTAAAACCAGTATAGGGATAGATTATGGTTCTAATAAAAGTACTACATACTCTCCCGATTATACTGTATATAATGCCGATGGAACCGCTTCTCAACAACAGAATGTGAATAGCGATTTGTACAAAGGATACAGCAATAACCTCACATGGATATGGGAAAATACCCTTAACTATAATAAAACAATTAAAAAACATCATTTTGATATATTAGTAGGATATACTATGCAGGAAACTTCTTCTGAATTTTTAAACATTCATGGAGAAAATATATTGAGAAGTAGTACTGATTTTTGGTATATCAGAGCCAGTTATATTGTTGACCCCACCAAAAGCATTAATACACTCAATGATTTAGTAAATGGGGTAGACCCCAATCAAAATTATGCTCTTATTTCTTACCTCGGACGTATTAACTACAACTTTGACAATAGATATCTCTTTACTTTCACTTTCAGAAGAGACGGAAGTTCTAAGTTTACACAAAATAATCGTTATGCAAACTTCCCTTCTGTTGCTTTAGGATGGAATATGCTCAATGAATATTTCATGAGTCCCTCAAAAACAATACTATCACAACTAAAAATAAGAGGAAGTTGGGGAACCATTGGAAACGAAAAAATAAATTATAATAGACAATTTTCCCTTATCCAAAACGAATTGAATCCTGTTTTTGGAATAAATGAAGCTCTCAACCCAGGTGCTACTTATGGCACAGCTGGAAATCCAAATTTAGTATGGGAAACAACATATCAAACAGATATAGGTATAGAATTCGGATTCTTTGGAGATAAACTGGTCGGAGAACTGGATTACTATAACAAAACAACCAAAGATATTTTAGTAGACCTCCTTTCCCCGGGATATATAGGAAATGGACAAGGACAAAAAGTAACTTATAATGCAGGAGAAGTTCTTAATTCAGGCATTGAATGGAATATTTCTTACAGAAATAAAATATCTACACTGCAATATAAAATAGGATTTTTAGGATCCACCATTTCTAACAAAGTCATTACTGTTATAGGAAATAACGGAGGAGACCCTACACTTATAGGGGGATTTTTAGGAAATGGAATTCCCGTTACTTTGAGTAAACCAGGGTTACCCATAGGGGCTTTTTATGGGTATCAAACAAATGGAATATTTCAAAATCAAGCCCAATTAAACGCCTACCCCCACAGTTCTCAGGCGAATGTGGGAGATCTTATATTTGTAGATACAAATGAAGATAAAAAAATAACCGATGCGGACAGAATTTACCTCGGTTCCCCTATCCCGTCATTTATTTATGGTTTTAACACAGAACTCAACTTTAAAAATTTTGATTTCAATATAGATTTTCAGGGACAATACGGAAATAAAATATTTAATGGAAAAGAAGTAGTACGCCCCGATCCATACAATTTTGAAAAACACGTCATAAACCGATGGACAGGAGAAAATAGCACTAATTCAGAACCGAGGGCATCTCTAGGTGGGTATAATTATACTCCTTCTGATAAGTTTATCCAAGACGGTTCTTTTTTAAGGATACGTAATATATCTTTAGGGTATACTTTACCTGAAAATATTTTAAAAAAAATACGAATGGAACAAATAAGATTTTACATAAAAGTAACAAATCTCTATACTTTTAGTAGTTTTACAGGATATTCACCCGAATTCGCTACCTCAGACGTATTATCAAATGGGATAGATAACGGAGTTTATCCAATATCAGCCATCTATTCAACAGGTTTTAATGTAAGATTTTAAATATAACTATACTCAACATGAAAAAATATAGAATCAAAATCAGTGTTATTTTTATAACTATTATATTCATAAAATGTTCCAGTTTTTTAGATATAAAACCACAGGGAGAACTCACGCAAGCTTCTTTTCCTAAATCAAGCTCTGACGCATTGCTCGCAGTGAATGCTACCTACAGTACTCTCAGAAATTGGTTTTATCATTCGGGCGGCTATCCTATTTTAGATATTATGTCTGATGATGCTTATAAAGGAAGCAATCCCGGTGACCAATTTGCTACTGTAGGTCCTTACAATACTTTTAACATAACCACTACTCAGGATGGATTAGACAGATGGTGGACAACTCTTTTTTTAGGAATAAAGCAGGCAAATGTAGTCATAGAAAATATTCCCAATATTTCTATGGACGAAAAAATTAAAAATACATATATTGCAGAAGCAAAATTTTTAAGAGCATTATATTACTTTGATATGGTAAGAGCTTGGGGAGATGTACCTTTAGTTACCACAACTGCCGCCCCACTTCAGCTCCCAAGAACACCTAAAAAACAAATATATGAACAAATAATACAAGATTTTCAACAGTCTTTAGAGGCACTCCCAGAAAAAAGTGCCATTTCCCCAGATCAAATGGGAAGAGCAACAAAAGGTGCTGCAAAATCTTTTTTAGCAAAAGTATATCTCTTCCAGAATGATTTCGTAAATGCAGAAAAATATGCCACTGAGGTCATCCTTTCAGGACAATATTCTTTAGAAGAAAATTTCTCCGATGCCAATAGTGAAAAGGGAGAATATGGTGTAGAATCTATTTTTGAAATAGGCGCTAGAAGAAATGAAGGATTTGAAAACGGAGGCGACCAATACTCTAATAACCAAGGAGTACGTGGAACCCCTAACAGAGGTTGGGGATTTAACAGACCTTCTTTAGAACTCAAAGATTCGTTTGAACCCAACGATCCACGAATGGACGCTACTATTATTTTTTTACACGAAATCCTAGATGGTATAGAAATACTCGGAGATGGGACTACTCCCGACATCGTTTATGATACAAACGGAAAATTGATAGAAATAGAATGTTATAATCAAAAAGTATGGACATTAGGAAACAATACCATTACCGCATGGGCATACAACCGCCGACTATTGAGGTATGCAGATATTTTACTCATAGCAGCCGAAGCTTCTAACGAAAATGGAAAAACCGCCGAAGCATTAAAATATCTCAATACGATACGAAAAAGAGCTAGAGGAAATAAACCGAATATACTCCCAGACATAACAGAAACAAATAAAACTAAACTGAGAGATATAATACTTGACGAAAGAAGACACGAACTTGCATTAGAAGGACACAGATTTTGGGATCTCATACGAACAGGAAAGGCAGAACAAATACTCAGCCCCCTGGGCTTTGTAAAAGAGAAAAATGAAGTGCTTCCAATACCACAAACAGAAATAGATCTTTCCCAAGGAACTTTAAAACAAAATGATGGTTATTAACTATTTTTTAATACAAATAAATATATACTCCCACATACAAAAAAACACAAGAATTTAAAAAAATCTATCATCCAATGGATATATTGAAAATCTACCAAAGAAAGAAGCATTCAAAACACCCCCATAAAATAATAGTGTTTTTTGCAATAAAATTATTTTTTTTTACTAAAAAACTGTTTTTAATGATTTTTGTAAATATTTTAATCGTTTTTTTGTAAATATTTTAATCGTTTTTTTGTAAATAAAAAATAAATTCAAAAAAAATATATTGATATAAAATCAAAAATAAATGTTTTAAATACCGTG
The sequence above is drawn from the Chitinophagaceae bacterium genome and encodes:
- a CDS encoding TonB-dependent receptor, which codes for MIRYIFILLFIGSVFPCFSQKKYTLSGYIRDMRTGENLIGANVFDKNTFLGNVTNKYGFFSVSLPEGKYTIVFSYVGYNSMDTTFLLDGDKKMSVLLESGTVLEEVLVDSEYDHLENTQMGLVSIPIDQVKLLPRFGGEVDIFKVLQLMPGIKNGGEGSSGLYVRGGGPDQNLILLDGVPVYNASHLFGFFSVFNDDAINNVEVIKGGFPARYGGRLSSVIDMTMKEGNMNKFNVSSTIGLVAAKVTVEGPIKKNKSSFIVSARRTYIDLILKPILGSNAFNYYFYDINAKINYIFSPKNRIYASFYMGRDYFFSGNKINRISTLKVKNSEKQDSTIYVSYNSDSENEISWGNITAVLRWNTVLTPKLFHNLTFTYSEYNFSSMAKQTIVSENTTYIDNSYSRTEYSSGIQDLGLKTEFEWDPNTHHSFRTGGNVTHHTFRPGVASQSSSFKKDTTTGNSQISAMEFAFYVEDDYKITRRWRANIGIHTSGFLVDQTFYKSIQPRISIRYLFPLQTAAKVSYSSMVQFIHLLANSGAQFPTDLWVPATKKIKPQESQQIALGIVKEWKNNTYETSIEAYYKTMNNVIQYKSGASYIALTESWENKVLAGNSTSYGIEFLIQKKKGKFTGWIGYTLSKTERVFEQLNNGKPFPYRYDRRHDISVVAQYQIKKGINISATWVLSTGNAITLPQEKSQDHKTVNTTGLSEYDLIYHPLVERVQPTPEFSDLIASTGLFTKYDTKNSLFYYGSVNSYRIQSFHRMDININFTKKFKWGERTWSVGAYNLYNRANTFYISLEYTPDNNPYFLQHSLFPIIPYFNFSISFK
- a CDS encoding DUF4249 domain-containing protein — protein: MKTQYILTQIQQWIFFAGCTIIFFRCTPQVVEIDIIDTPQKIVLNGFIGVENPLFIVLTKSENILNNAPEDIDETLWVKNATVKVYENNIFLGNVTPAKKSIFIHLDGTKVEFMHTLHLYMTPFIYPKAGATYKVEVTHPDYEPITAEATVPVQSPIIKEISYTKVIDELNLNGTGFNLAYHMKIQDLPGENYYEVLVGKYIYGNRRNFDRNGNIIQWFDSIFYYSGTYFVNSNQDGDANTDFADKIGTSSIFLSEEYAKDGVIEVVFKVQLYPFHYASDPRISKDSLKVSVVVRNIDKSFYQYVKDANNQIKIQKDPYAEPILVNTNTSNGFGVLKCYTQSKKDILVEAIDED
- a CDS encoding TonB-dependent receptor, with the protein product MNKKLITYILLLLFFIHFTQTYAQTKSVKGKITSKVSKEGLPGVSILIKGTREGTITDVEGKYELQHTTTLPVDIEISFVGYKKKIITLTEETTNVDVELEEDTRELEELVVIGYGVQRKGDLTGSVYSVKGSDLVKIPSFDPMQSLQGKVPGIQILNSSGQPGASAVVRVRGIGTFNNSSPIYVVDGVIIDNINFLNSADIQSIEVLKDASATSIYGSRGANGVIVVTTKQGKAEQRKPVFSITSEYSTQNLSKKIDLLNGKEFATILNEAKVGNYNNLELLPNTDWQNLIFRTAPLQNYQISVTGSTERVQYYFGVGYYNQAGIVKNSEYQRLSIKINNTYKLTKHIKLGNNISISPYTQQVAPNVVYSAYRAQPIAKPYYNDGTYGVVPNVGNPLADLEYNSHNFNRGFRTVGNIFAEADIIEGLKFKTSIGIDYGSNKSTTYSPDYTVYNADGTASQQQNVNSDLYKGYSNNLTWIWENTLNYNKTIKKHHFDILVGYTMQETSSEFLNIHGENILRSSTDFWYIRASYIVDPTKSINTLNDLVNGVDPNQNYALISYLGRINYNFDNRYLFTFTFRRDGSSKFTQNNRYANFPSVALGWNMLNEYFMSPSKTILSQLKIRGSWGTIGNEKINYNRQFSLIQNELNPVFGINEALNPGATYGTAGNPNLVWETTYQTDIGIEFGFFGDKLVGELDYYNKTTKDILVDLLSPGYIGNGQGQKVTYNAGEVLNSGIEWNISYRNKISTLQYKIGFLGSTISNKVITVIGNNGGDPTLIGGFLGNGIPVTLSKPGLPIGAFYGYQTNGIFQNQAQLNAYPHSSQANVGDLIFVDTNEDKKITDADRIYLGSPIPSFIYGFNTELNFKNFDFNIDFQGQYGNKIFNGKEVVRPDPYNFEKHVINRWTGENSTNSEPRASLGGYNYTPSDKFIQDGSFLRIRNISLGYTLPENILKKIRMEQIRFYIKVTNLYTFSSFTGYSPEFATSDVLSNGIDNGVYPISAIYSTGFNVRF
- a CDS encoding RagB/SusD family nutrient uptake outer membrane protein — protein: MKKYRIKISVIFITIIFIKCSSFLDIKPQGELTQASFPKSSSDALLAVNATYSTLRNWFYHSGGYPILDIMSDDAYKGSNPGDQFATVGPYNTFNITTTQDGLDRWWTTLFLGIKQANVVIENIPNISMDEKIKNTYIAEAKFLRALYYFDMVRAWGDVPLVTTTAAPLQLPRTPKKQIYEQIIQDFQQSLEALPEKSAISPDQMGRATKGAAKSFLAKVYLFQNDFVNAEKYATEVILSGQYSLEENFSDANSEKGEYGVESIFEIGARRNEGFENGGDQYSNNQGVRGTPNRGWGFNRPSLELKDSFEPNDPRMDATIIFLHEILDGIEILGDGTTPDIVYDTNGKLIEIECYNQKVWTLGNNTITAWAYNRRLLRYADILLIAAEASNENGKTAEALKYLNTIRKRARGNKPNILPDITETNKTKLRDIILDERRHELALEGHRFWDLIRTGKAEQILSPLGFVKEKNEVLPIPQTEIDLSQGTLKQNDGY